The following are from one region of the Ochotona princeps isolate mOchPri1 chromosome 15, mOchPri1.hap1, whole genome shotgun sequence genome:
- the MAPK8IP2 gene encoding C-Jun-amino-terminal kinase-interacting protein 2 — protein sequence MADRAEMFSLSTFHSLSPPGCRPPQDISLEEFDDEDLSEITDDCGLGLSYDSDLCEKDGLSLGRSEQPQPICSFQDDFQEFEMIDDEEEDDDEEEEEEEEEGDQEGREAGGCSSKAPFSEPLIPSPSLEEPHKHRPTTLQLTILGAQDSLNNNGGLDPVPPACWQETAPSSPPRDPLRELPGPLPPSDAGPCEVAVPPSCDCEGNQPVEPPAPGGSSPSSDPGIEADLRSHSSGDPGGRRSSQELSSPGSDSEEVGGARLGRMISSISETELELSSDGGSSSGRSSHLTNSIEEASSPSSEPEPEPEPEPPRRPAFLPVGPDDTNSEYESGSESEPDLSEDADSPWLLSNLVSRMLSEGSSPIRCPGQCLSPAPRPPGQPGVAEDSSYGPEAGAGGVELVDMETLCGPPPPVPAAPRPGPAQPGPCLFLSNPTHDTITPLWAAPGRAARPGRTCSAACSEEEEDDEDEEEEEAGAGSPVGQPGSRGVGPAGPALDASLVYDAVKYTLVVDEHTQLELVSLRHCAGLGTDSEDSGGEASEEEMGPAPLGSGQVPGDVSPESPDLTFSKKFLNVFVNSTSRSSSTESFGLFSCVVNGEEREQTHRAVFRFIPRHPDELELEVDDPVLVEAEEDDFWFRGFNMRTGERGVFPAFYAHAVPGPAKDLLGSKRSPCWVDRFDVQFLGSVEVPCHQGNGILCAAMQKIATARKLTVHLRPPASCDLEISLRGVKLSLSGGPEFQRCSHFFQMKNISFCGCHPRNSCYFGFITKHPLLSRFACHVFVSQESMRPVAQSVGRAFLEYYQEHLAYACPTEDIYLE from the exons ATGGCGGATCGGGCGGAGATGTTTTCCCTGTCCACCTTCCACTCGCTGTCGCCGCCCGGATGCAG GCCTCCCCAGGACATCAGCCTGGAGGAGTTTGATGATGAGGACCTCTCCGAAATCACCGACGATTGTGGCCTGGGCCTCAGCTACGACTCAGACCTCTGCGAgaag GACGGCCTCTCCCTGGGGCGCTCCGAGCAGCCCCAGCCCATCTGCTCCTTCCAAGACGACTTCCAAGAATTTGAGATGATTGATGATGAGGAAGAGGACGACGacgaagaggaagaggaggaggaggaggagggcgaccaagagggcagggaggcaggaggctgTAGTTCCAAGGCTCCCTTTTCCGAGCCCCTcatcccctccccatccctggaGGAACCCCACAAACACCGGCCCACCACCCTCCAGCTGACCATACTGGGAGCCCAG GACTCCCTGAACAACAATGGAGGCCTGGACCCTGTGCCCCCAGCCTGTTGGCAGGAGACAGCGCCCAGCTCACCTCCCCGGGACCCCCTCAGAG AGCTGCCCGGCCCCCTCCCACCCTCAGATGCAGGGCCCTGCGAGGTGGCTGTGCCCCCCAGCTGTGATTGCGAAGGGAATCAGCCTGTGGAGCCTCCAGCCCCGGGTGGGTCCTCACCCTCCTCAGACCCAGGCATCGAAGCCGACCTGAGAAGCCACTCCAGTGGGGATCCTGGGGGTCggcgcagcagccaggagctgtcaTCGCCAGGTTCAGATTCAGAGGAGGTGGGCGGTGCCCGGCTGGGCCGCATGATCTCGTCCATCTCAGAGacggagctggagctgagcagtgaCGGGGGCAGCAGCAGTGGCCGCTCCTCACACCTTACCAACTCCATCGAGGAGGCCTCATCGCCGTCCTCTGAgccggagccagagccagagccagagcccccGCGCcgccctgccttcctgcctgtggGCCCAGATGACACCAACAGCGAGTACGAGTCGGGATCCGAGTCAGAGCCGGACCTCAGTGAGGACGCTGACTCGCCCTGGTTGCTCAGCAACCTAGTGAGCCGCATGCTCTCCGAGGGCTCCTCGCCCATCCGCTGCCCTGGCCAGTGCCTGTCCCCTGCACCACGCCCGCCTGGCCAGCCCGGTGTGGCCGAGGACTCCTCCTATGGCCCAGAGGCAGGTGCTGGCGGTGTGGAGCTGGTGGACATGGAGACGCTGTGCGGGCCACCGCCCCCCGTGCCCGCTGCACcccggcctggccctgcccagcctgggccctgcctCTTCCTGAGCAACCCCACCCATGACACCATAACGCCATTGTGGGCTGCCCCGGGCCGCGCTGCCCGCCCAGGCCGCACCTGCTCAGCTGCCTgctccgaggaggaggaggacgacgaggatgaggaggaggaagaggctgggGCCGGGAGCcctgtggggcagccaggaagcagaggtgtAGGCCCGGCGGGGCCAGCACTGGATGCCTCGCTGGTGTACGATGCGGTCAAGTACACGCTGGTGGTAGATGAGCACACGCAGCTGGAGTTGGTGAGCCTGCGGCACTGCGCTGGTCTGGGCACCGACAGTGAGGACAGTGGCGGCGAGGCCAGCGAGGAGGAGATGGGGCCTGCGCCGCTGGGCAGTGGGCAGGTCCCCGGGGACGTCTCCCCAGAGAGCCCTGACCTCACTTTCTCCAAGAAGTTCCTCAACGTCTTTGTTAACAGCACCTCACGGTCCTCCA GCACAGAGTCCTTCGGGCTTTTCTCCTGTGTGGTGAAcggggaggagagagagcagaccCACCGGGCCGTCTTCAG gttcattcctcgccACCCGGACGAGCTGGAGCTCGAAGTGGATGACCCGGTGCTGGTGGAAGCTGAAGAGGATGACTTCTGGTTCCGAGGCTTCAACATGCGCACGGGGGAGCGGGGAGTGTTCCCCGCCTTCTACGCCCATGCTGTGCCTGGGCCTGCCAAGGACCTTCTGG GGAGCAAGCGGAGCCCCTGCTGGGTCGATCGCTTCGATGTGCAGTTCCTGGGCTCCGTGGAAGTGCCCTGTCACCAGGGCAACGGCATTCTGTGTGCAGCCATGCAGAAG ATTGCTACTGCCCGGAAGCTGACTGTGCACCTGCGCCCCCCTGCCTCCTGCGACCTGGAGATCTCCCTTCGGGGCGTCAAGCTGAGTCTGAGCGGAGGACCTGAG TTCCAGCGCTGTAGCCACTTTTTCCAGATGAAAAACATCTCCTTCTGCGGCTGCCACCCCCGCAACAGCTG CTACTTCGGCTTCATCACCAAGCACCCACTGCTGAGCCGTTTTGCCTGCCATGTCTTTGTCTCCCAGGAGTCCATGAGGCCAGTGGCGCAGAGTGTGGG GCGCGCCTTCCTGGAGTACTACCAGGAACACCTGGCTTATGCCTGTCCAACGGAGGACATCTACCTGGAGTAG